The DNA segment CTTTTCAATTTTTGGAATAATACCACGTTGTGACTGTTTTGCTGCTTCTTCTGCTATTCTTTGCCAGCGGCCAATTCGCTTTTTTTCTTTTTTTCCTTTTAATTTTACAACTGTTCTTTTTGTTTTTAAAGGAATGATTTTTTTTACACCAATTTCAGTAGTTTTTTGTACTACCAGTTCCATATTTCTTTTTTTAGGAATAGCCTGGGCAACAGTAATAGTATGATCAGGTTCACCTTTGCTTTTTTCTTGGTTTATAATATTCCCTATCACTTTCTCAGATGTAAATTCATCAAGTTCAACAATTAAATCATAACCATCACCTGTACATGCAACAATTTTATCACCAGATTCAAGTCTTAAGGCTTTTGAAATATGTTTATAATCTTTACCAGTAATTGAAACTTTATTATTTTTAA comes from the Halanaerobiales bacterium genome and includes:
- a CDS encoding RsmE family RNA methyltransferase, with product MHRFFINQSDVKNNKVSITGKDYKHISKALRLESGDKIVACTGDGYDLIVELDEFTSEKVIGNIINQEKSKGEPDHTITVAQAIPKKRNMELVVQKTTEIGVKKIIPLKTKRTVVKLKGKKEKKRIGRWQRIAEEAAKQSQRGIIPKIEKIFSIKELKNLKNNYDLVIVLWASEKRKILSEILSDINSRKDKNILLIIGPEGGFSKKEIEIMENELRAQSVTLGSRILRTETAPIVGLSIILYELGDLGG